The following proteins are co-located in the Halictus rubicundus isolate RS-2024b chromosome 1, iyHalRubi1_principal, whole genome shotgun sequence genome:
- the Crk gene encoding crk proto-oncogene, adaptor protein, producing the protein MAATFDQYDKSSWYFGAMSRQDASDLLMGEKEGGVFLVRDSTSIQGDFVLCVREDSKVSHYIINKIQQGDQIRYRIGDQMFPDIPNLLAFYKLHYLDTTPLIRPAPKKTQRVIAKYDFEGNDSDDLPFRKGEILTIISKDEEQWWTAKNSLGQTGSVPVPYVQKYDEDNHSIMENNSRPESGGSSTVNSNSVQVTGSQMPYPESGQGTTRRSNIQRTLPAFAKVKQARVPNAYDKTALKLEVGDVIKVTKTNMNGQWEGELHGKIGHFPFTHVEFVDNETGEDNQEI; encoded by the exons ATGGCTGCTACGTTCGATCAATATGACAAGTCCAG CTGGTACTTTGGCGCAATGTCACGTCAAGATGCCTCGGATTTACTCATGGGTGAAAAAGAAGGTGGTGTGTTTTTAGTTCGTGACAGCACATCGATACAAGGAGATTTTGTATTGTGTGTACGAGAAGACAGCAAAGTTAgccattatataataaataaaattcagcaGGGTGATCAAATAcgttataggattggagatcAAATGTTTCCCGATATTCCCAATCTTTTGGCTTTCTATAAATTACATTACTTGGACACAACGCCGTTGATCAGGCCTGCTCCGAAAAAAACACAGAGGGTAATAGCAAAATATGACTTCGAAGGCAACGATTCCGACGACTTACCTTTTAGGAAAG GTGAAATTCTCACAATAATTTCAAAAGATGAAGAGCAGTGGTGGACTGCCAAGAACAGCCTTGGTCAAACTGGATCGGTTCCAGTTCCATATGTTCAGAAGTACGATGAGGATAATCACTCGATTATGGAAAATAATTCACGTCCGGAAAGTGGAGGAAGTTCAACGGTGAATTCGAATTCTGTACAAGTTACCGGTTCACAAATGCCTTATCCGGAAAGCGGACAGGGGACCACACGCAGATCAAATATACAGCGAACATTACCCGCGTTTGCAAAAGTAAAACAAGCGAGGGTACCGAATGCATACGATAAAACGGCCCTAAAATTGGAAGTTGGAGATGTGATAAAAGTAACAAAGACTAATATGAACGGCCAGTGGGAAGGTGAGCTGCACGGCAAAATTGGTCATTTCCCATTCACGCATGTCGAATTCGTAGACAATGAGACTGGAGAAGACAATCAGGAGATTTAA
- the Uhrf1 gene encoding ubiquitin-like with PHD and ring finger domains 1, with protein MYVKVRTIDGKQETILTISKLTEVEDFKCKIEKELNVKADLQRLFFRGKQLENGYKLYDYNVNLNDVIQLMVKVNVDVVEAKPTSSNTSTTTKSDAKEVVDNSSEDEGLVEAESLYYKIGDAVDCLDQTNGAWFEAIVLKIFKKEDKIFHNVKWEFDDKTPPFNVPETLTRPRAKHLLDFDTLKIGQKVMINHNVDDPKETGLWYDFSISKVEKKRRAQTLIGTLHIGRYQLLENRKVNPKGEIFAIEEPKLLKERTPEDQQQMISNGKRRRVQATCHACLDNPSKTCRECGCRICAGKQDEHNLLLCDECNFAFHLGCLTPPLTSIPEEDYWYCPECKNDANEIVKAGDKLKQKKRKTNENSNSKRDWGAGMACVGRTKECSIVPPNHRGPIPGVEVGMCWMYRVQVSEVGIHRPHIAGIHGRETDCAYSIVLSGGYEDDIDNGDEFMYTGSGGRDLSGNKRTAEQSCDQTLTRLNKALAINCNAKLNATVGATAENWKGGIPVRVVRNFKLAKHSKYAPEEGNRYDGIYKVVKYYPDTGKSGFRVWRYLLRRDDPAPAPWTKQGKARIAALGFKPMYPDGYLEAMAKRKTSKKRNELADRIDNLLASQKQEPPKKKQKREIYEVDSEVLKFIEEDQGNSKLWNECRRVLSDGKAAFLQQISERFTCPCCLELVFHPITTSCAHNICLNCLKRSFSSGVHCCPSCRHLLDKNYKMEVNQSLSSALLLLYPGYEGGR; from the exons ATGTATGTTAAAGTAAGAACAATTGATGGTAAACAGGAGACAATACTGACTATCTCGAAATTGACGGAGGTGGAAGATTTCAAG TGCAAGATAGAAAAGGAATTGAATGTAAAAGCTGATTTACAGAGATTATTTTTTCGTGGGAAACAGTTAGAAAATGGTTATAAGCTTTATGATTATAATGTGAACTTGAACGACGTGATTCAGTTAATGGTAAAAGTAAATGTTGATGTTGTGGAGGCAAAACCTACCTCTAGTAATACCAGTACAACCACCAAATCAGATGCTAAAGAAGTTGTAGATAATTCTAGCGAAGATGAAGGACTTGTCGAAGCTGAAAGTTTATATTACAAAATTGGAGATGCTGTGGATTGCCTGGATCAAACTAATGGAGCTTGGTTCGAGGCAAtagtattgaaaatttttaaaaaagaagaCAAGATATTTCATAATGTAAAATGGGAGTTTGATGACAAAACCCCACCTTTTAATGTGCCTGAAACATTGACAAGACCACGAGCGAAGCATCTTTTAGACTTTGATACTTTAAAGATAGGTCAGAAGGTAATGATTAATCACAATGTGGACGATCCTAAAGAAACAGGATTGTGGTATgatttttcaatatcaaaagtagaaaagaaaagaagagcaCAAACGCTTATCGGAACATTACACATTGGAag GTATCAACTGCTTGAAAATCGCAAAGTAAATCCCAAAGGTGAGATTTTTGCAATAGAAGAGCCAAAACTTCTTAAAGAAAGAACACCCGAAGATCAGCAACAAATGATTAGTAATGGTAAACGAAGACGTGTGCAAGCTACTTGTCATGCATGTTTGGATAATCCCAGTAAAACGTGTAGGGAATGCGGTTGCAGAATCTGTGCTGGAAAACAAGATGAACACAATCTTCTATTGTGTGACGAATGTAACTTTGCGTTTCATCTAGGATGTTTGACTCCTCCATTAACTTCTATACCGGAAGAAGATTATTGGTATTGTCCGGAATGTAAAAACGATGCAAATGAGATTGTGAAG gCAGGCGATAAACTgaagcaaaaaaaaagaaagacaaatgaaaatagtaatagtaaacgAGACTGGGGTGCAGGAATGGCGTGTGTAGGAAGGACAAAGGAATGTAGTATTGTTCCTCCTAATCACCGCGGACCCATTCCAGGTGTAGAAGTTGGAATGTGTTGGATGTACAGAGTACAG GTATCTGAAGTTGGAATACACAGACCGCATATAGCGGGAATCCACGGACGAGAAACTGATTGTGCGTATTCTATTGTGTTGTCTGGTGGATACGAGGACGATATAGATAATGGTGACGAGTTTATGTACACTGGTTCTGGAGGAAGGGATTTATCAG GGAACAAAAGGACGGCTGAACAAAGTTGCGATCAAACATTGACTAGATTGAATAAAGCGTTAGCTATAAATTGCAATGCCAAGTTGAACGCAACGGTTGGTGCTACAGCCGAAAACTGGAAAGGTGGTATACCCGTAAGAGTAGTTCGAAATTTTAAACTTGCTAAACACAGCAAATACGCGCCCGAAGAGGGAAATAG GTACGATGGCATTTACAAGGTAGTCAAGTATTATCCAGATACAGGTAAAAGTGGTTTCCGAGTATGGAGGTATTTGTTGAGAAGGGATGATCCAGCGCCTGCTCCATGGACCAAACAGGGTAAAGCAAGAATAGCTGCACTTGGTTTCAAACCTATGTATCCGGATGGATACTTGGAAGCAATGGCAAAAAGGAAGACTAGCAAAAAACGAAATGAGTTGgcagataggatagacaatttaCTTGCTTCGCAGAAGCAAGAACCGCCAAAGAAAAAGCAAAAGCGCGAAATTTATGAAGTAGATAGTGAAGTACTGAAATTTATCGAAGAAGATCAAGGAAACAGCAAATTGTGGAACGAATGCCGCCGAGTTCTGTCAGATGGGAAAGCTGCGTTTTTACAACAAATATCGGAAAG ATTTACGTGTCCCTGCTGTTTGGAATTGGTATTCCATCCGATAACAACATCTTGCGCTCATAATATTTGCCTGAATTGTTTAAAGCGCAGCTTTTCGTCTGGCGTACATTGTTGTCCATCGTGTCGACATTTACTAGACAAAAATTACAAGATGGAAGTTAATCAATCCTTGTCGTCTGCCTTGCTATTACTTTACCCAGGCTACGAGGGTGGCAGATAG
- the Cuta gene encoding cutA divalent cation tolerance homolog, which translates to MSLISRKPIFGLFMFFCFTRNISAQTNRSMSSFAGVNSVAYVTVPTQEVAKKLAHGLVQNKLAACVNIIPGITSVYEWKNEINEDSELLMMIKTRTDTVDALTKYVKANHPYEVCEVISLLIENGNEDYLRWVSNINDKKVSTD; encoded by the exons ATGTCACTTATTTCGCGCAAGCCGATCTTTGGACTGTTTATGTTTTTTTGTTTCACTAGAAATATTAGTGCCCAAACTAATAGAAGTATGAGTAGTTTTGCAGGTGTTAATTCTGTGGCTTATGTTACCGTTCCAACGCAGGAAGTTGCGAAAAAATTAGCACA TGGTTTGGTGCAAAATAAGTTGGCTGCATGTGTTAATATCATTCCCGGAATCACGTCTGT ATACGAATGGAAGAATGAAATAAACGAGGACAGTGAATTACTAATG ATGATAAAGACAAGAACTGATACTGTGGATGCTTTGACCAAATACGTTAA AGCCAATCATCCGTACGAAGTATGCGAAGTAATTTCTTTACTG ATTGAAAATGGAAACGAAGATTATCTTCGTTGGGTCAGTAATATAAACGATAAGAAAGTTTCTACAGATTAA
- the LOC143365361 gene encoding protein Fer3: MSYTEPLWEINGNQAPVITADMSQYVSGELGSYPMWDSSVLYQAPPPSHSHVNDHGLYRQPCALLHQSRYTSNGRSPNLPSSTTKKPRRRVATVSQRRAANIRERRRMFNLNEAFDKLRRKVPTFAYEKRLSRIETLRLAITYIAFMGELLGIEPSSPKPEYIPREYYLPN, from the exons ATGAGCTACACCGAACCGCTGTGGGAGATCAATGGAAATCAAGCACCA GTGATTACAGCGGACATGTCGCAATACGTCAGTGGCGAACTCGGGAGCTACCCTATGTGGGATAGTTCTGTTTTGTATCAAGCACCACCACCATCGCACTCTCATGTGAACGATCACGGACTATATAGGCAACCGTGTGCATTGCTGCATCAAAG TCGATATACGTCGAACGGGAGATCTCCAAATCTTCCATCGTCTACCACGAAGAAACCAAGGCGTCGGGTGGCAACCGTTTCCCAGAGGAGAGCCGCGAACATTCGCGAAAGGCGAAGAATGTTCAATTTGAACGAAGCGTTCGACAAACTCCGCCGAAAA GTACCGACATTCGCATATGAGAAACGACTGTCAAGAATCGAAACTCTGCGTCTAGCAATTACTTACATCGCATTCATGGGGGAACTGCTTGGAATCGAGCCGAGCAGTCCCAAGCCGGAATACATTCCACGAGAGTATTATTTGCCGAATTGA